The Polypterus senegalus isolate Bchr_013 chromosome 1, ASM1683550v1, whole genome shotgun sequence genome includes a window with the following:
- the LOC120528172 gene encoding protein S100-G-like produces MAGQSDLQTAILSILNVFNKYAKQEGSKDKLSQSELKKLIEAELSTGPLSKKIDASKVDELFKEMDKNHDGQVSLCEFCKFVSILTVGYHKSQCHK; encoded by the exons ATGGCAG GACAGTCAGATCTTCAGACAGCCATCCTCAGCATACTGAATGTCTTCAATAAGTATGCAAAACAGGAGGGAAGCAAGGACAAACTGAGCCAAAGTGAACTGAAGAAGCTCATTGAGGCTGAGCTCAGCACTGGACCTCTTTCG AAGAAGATTGATGCCTCCAAGGTTGATGAACTTTTCAAAGAAATGGACAAAAACCATGATGGACAAGTGAGCCTCTGCGAGTTTTGCAAATTTGTGAGCATACTTACAGTGGGCTATCACAAGTCACAATGTCATAAATGA
- the LOC120528164 gene encoding protein S100-A1-like, producing the protein MIPFPAQKKNFKNDAWSIKVQKDNRTLQSSSQAYLHTYTMAGQSDLQTAILSILNVFNKYAKQEGSKDKLSQSELKKLIEAELSTGPLSKKVDSSKVDELFKEMDKNNDGQVNLCEFCKFVSILTVGYHKSQCHK; encoded by the exons ATGATCCCCTTCCCCGcccaaaaaaagaattttaaaaatgatgcctGGTCTATAAAAGTTCAGAAAGACAACAGAACACTGCAGAGCAGCAGTCAAGCTTATCTTCACACTTACACAATGGCAG GACAGTCAGATCTTCAGACAGCCATCCTCAGCATACTGAATGTCTTCAATAAGTATGCAAAACAGGAGGGAAGCAAGGACAAACTGAGCCAAAGTGAACTGAAGAAGCTCATTGAGGCTGAGCTCAGCACTGGACCTCTTTCG AAAAAGGTTGACTCCTCCAAGGTTGATGAACTTTTCAAAGAAATGGACAAAAACAACGATGGACAAGTGAACCTCTGCGAGTTTTGCAAATTTGTGAGCATACTTACAGTGGGCTATCATAAGTCACAATGTCATAAATGA